The Arenicella xantha genome window below encodes:
- a CDS encoding TolC family protein, whose translation MLYSLNAPNDGAYTRARNRRWSILVSLLLLSVCSATQAEQHGNTLTLATAIERSLEQNPLLRVFEFRHKLLDGDSNIANLPPAYELGFGAEDFAGTGDSKGFDGAELSVSLSSILELGDKRLARNNVVDGSRAVLDARQQTEALDLLGEVTRRYVEVLAAQARLTLAQVATRLAEDTLNEVKKRSDAGAVPVAEVQRARAAAGQARLTAASETQQLNYRRVALAELWGERTPSFTSVEGSLYQFGEDREFEALYAKLTQNPAILVFAAEQRLRDAELRLANAQANTDVRWSVGLKQFQETDDTAIMAGFSVPLFSSKRNRGATQSAVAARDEVAVRKEAAMLSLHTQLFHTYSNRQQAILTVKALQSSIIPSLEQALRETQRAYQHGRYSYLDYLTARQELISARRTLIDAASAVLRYGADIEQLTATPLSEVRTNSVEQIQGVSQ comes from the coding sequence ATGCTGTATTCACTAAATGCGCCAAATGATGGTGCGTACACACGTGCGAGAAATCGCCGATGGTCAATTTTGGTTAGCTTATTGCTTCTGTCAGTTTGTTCAGCAACGCAGGCTGAGCAACATGGCAATACGTTGACATTGGCGACGGCGATTGAGCGTTCATTAGAGCAAAACCCGTTATTGCGGGTATTTGAGTTTCGTCACAAGTTGTTAGACGGTGATAGCAATATTGCTAATTTACCCCCGGCGTATGAGCTTGGTTTTGGTGCCGAAGATTTTGCTGGAACTGGCGATTCAAAAGGGTTTGATGGAGCTGAACTGTCTGTGTCGTTGTCGTCTATTCTAGAATTGGGTGACAAACGTTTGGCGCGTAATAACGTTGTGGATGGGAGTCGTGCAGTTCTCGATGCGCGACAACAAACTGAGGCGCTCGATCTGCTCGGCGAGGTGACGCGTCGTTATGTCGAGGTGTTGGCCGCGCAAGCACGGCTGACACTAGCTCAAGTGGCGACTCGGCTGGCTGAAGACACGTTAAATGAAGTAAAGAAACGCTCTGATGCTGGTGCGGTACCCGTAGCGGAGGTTCAACGTGCGCGGGCAGCGGCGGGGCAGGCGCGACTAACGGCAGCATCTGAAACGCAGCAGCTGAACTATCGTCGGGTTGCATTAGCGGAATTATGGGGTGAGAGGACACCGTCCTTTACCAGCGTCGAGGGAAGCCTTTATCAGTTTGGTGAGGATAGAGAGTTTGAAGCCTTGTACGCAAAACTTACACAAAACCCTGCGATTCTTGTGTTTGCTGCGGAGCAGCGGCTAAGGGACGCCGAGTTGCGCTTGGCGAATGCACAGGCCAATACTGACGTGCGATGGTCGGTCGGGCTGAAGCAGTTCCAAGAAACTGATGACACGGCGATTATGGCTGGCTTCAGTGTGCCTCTATTTTCGTCTAAACGTAATCGTGGAGCGACGCAGTCAGCGGTTGCTGCGCGTGATGAAGTCGCCGTGCGAAAGGAAGCCGCGATGCTGAGCTTGCACACTCAGCTGTTTCATACTTATAGCAATCGGCAGCAGGCAATTCTTACTGTGAAAGCACTGCAAAGCAGCATCATTCCATCACTCGAGCAAGCTCTCAGAGAAACCCAAAGAGCCTATCAACACGGTCGATACAGTTATCTGGATTATTTGACCGCACGACAGGAGCTGATATCCGCACGTCGCACTTTAATAGACGCTGCCTCTGCGGTCTTGCGCTATGGCGCAGATATTGAGCAACTGACGGCAACGCCATTGAGCGAGGTCCGGACTAACTCAGTCGAACAAATTCAAGGAGTATCACAATGA
- a CDS encoding glyceraldehyde-3-phosphate dehydrogenase, with protein MTREVSQQYLVNWNERQALAESMVPLLGSLYRGPSVVVRVFGQKIVNTSTITIIKAHLHGRLIVGKALDMKKSFEMLQLIELMDLRPCRLDLGKLCHEYLSQDGDESMQDFLTRRLKQLLGEATAEERESHDVVLYGFGRIGRLLARLLIDRTGTGAKLRLRGVVVRAKGDVGLDLEKRAELLRRDSVHGEFDGAIKVDVEARAIIANGNFIQFIYANSPSEIDYTVYGIQDALVVDNTGIWKDEAGLGQHTSCPGISKALLTAPAKGDIKNIVYGINDDMIEAADTILCAASCTTNAIVPPLKVINDKYGIVSGHVETIHSYTNDQNLIDNYHSAERRGRSAPLNMVITSTGAAKAVSKVLPELSGVLTGNAIRVPTPNVSMAVMNLNLSQEVTVEELNETFRQISYHSPLQEQIGFTYSTEVVSSDLVGSTHAGVVDGGATIADGSRVVLYVWYDNEAGYSNQVVRVMQKVVGLSLDCLGN; from the coding sequence ATGACTCGCGAAGTCAGTCAGCAGTATTTGGTAAATTGGAATGAGCGTCAGGCGCTCGCCGAAAGTATGGTTCCCCTTCTTGGTTCCTTGTATCGAGGCCCCAGTGTCGTGGTCCGAGTTTTTGGCCAGAAGATTGTCAACACCTCCACCATTACAATCATCAAAGCACATTTGCATGGGCGCTTGATTGTCGGCAAAGCCTTGGATATGAAAAAGAGTTTCGAGATGCTGCAATTAATCGAGCTGATGGACTTGCGGCCTTGTCGATTAGACCTTGGTAAACTCTGTCATGAGTATTTGTCGCAAGATGGCGATGAGTCAATGCAGGACTTTTTAACTCGCCGACTCAAACAATTGCTTGGCGAGGCTACTGCCGAAGAGCGTGAGTCACATGATGTTGTGCTGTACGGTTTTGGACGAATTGGACGTTTGTTAGCGCGCTTATTGATCGACCGAACAGGCACCGGCGCTAAACTGCGATTGCGCGGTGTGGTGGTGCGTGCCAAGGGTGATGTGGGCTTAGATTTAGAGAAGCGCGCTGAATTATTACGTCGCGATTCAGTTCATGGCGAGTTCGACGGGGCAATTAAAGTTGATGTGGAAGCACGAGCGATTATTGCTAACGGTAACTTTATTCAGTTTATTTACGCCAATAGTCCGAGCGAGATTGATTACACCGTGTATGGCATTCAAGACGCGCTAGTAGTTGACAATACCGGTATTTGGAAAGATGAAGCTGGTTTGGGGCAACACACATCTTGCCCAGGAATCTCCAAGGCGTTGTTAACTGCTCCAGCCAAAGGTGACATTAAAAATATTGTGTATGGCATCAATGACGACATGATCGAGGCCGCTGACACAATCTTGTGCGCAGCGTCATGTACCACCAACGCAATTGTACCGCCGCTTAAAGTGATTAACGACAAATATGGCATTGTAAGTGGTCATGTTGAAACCATTCACTCCTACACTAATGATCAAAACTTGATCGATAATTATCACAGTGCCGAACGCCGCGGTCGTAGCGCGCCATTGAACATGGTGATCACCTCTACCGGTGCCGCCAAAGCGGTGTCTAAGGTGTTGCCAGAATTGTCTGGAGTGCTGACTGGCAATGCTATTCGAGTGCCGACGCCGAATGTTTCTATGGCTGTGATGAACTTGAACTTGTCGCAAGAAGTTACCGTGGAAGAGCTGAATGAAACGTTCCGGCAGATTTCTTATCACTCGCCGTTGCAAGAGCAGATTGGCTTTACCTATTCGACCGAAGTCGTGTCGTCTGATTTAGTTGGGTCGACTCATGCTGGCGTAGTCGACGGTGGCGCCACTATTGCTGACGGTTCTCGAGTTGTACTCTATGTGTGGTATGACAACGAAGCTGGCTACAGCAACCAAGTGGTGCGCGTAATGCAAAAAGTAGTTGGTTTATCACTCGACTGTCTGGGGAATTAA
- a CDS encoding GntR family transcriptional regulator, with protein MSHAPSFANTLSSELTDTLRDAIITGEIPQGAKLSETKLAKELDVSRGPLREAIRRLEGMNLIQHIPQQGARVVTLSMELVLQIYETREALESKAVALAALNMSSQEIDQLHRLIDAQSKHMRENSGAFIPAESDYAFHETIIRGSKNKVIEAALLRELYNLIKMFRYQNEFARNSSTNSLIEHRQIVYAIELRDAQLAEVTMRRHIVHARERIQRRMSASAI; from the coding sequence ATGAGCCATGCACCTTCTTTTGCCAACACCTTAAGCAGCGAACTCACCGATACGTTGAGGGACGCGATCATTACTGGTGAGATTCCGCAAGGCGCTAAATTAAGCGAAACCAAACTTGCTAAAGAGTTGGACGTTAGCCGCGGACCGCTTAGAGAAGCGATACGGCGGCTTGAAGGCATGAATCTAATCCAACACATTCCACAACAAGGAGCTAGAGTAGTTACCTTGAGCATGGAATTGGTGTTGCAGATATACGAAACACGTGAAGCACTAGAGAGCAAAGCGGTGGCGCTGGCGGCCTTAAACATGAGTTCGCAAGAGATTGATCAGTTACACCGATTAATCGACGCCCAGAGTAAACACATGCGCGAGAACTCGGGAGCGTTTATACCGGCCGAAAGCGATTATGCGTTTCATGAAACCATCATCCGCGGCAGTAAGAATAAGGTGATCGAAGCCGCGTTGCTGCGCGAGCTGTATAATTTAATTAAGATGTTTCGGTATCAAAACGAATTTGCCCGCAATAGCTCGACCAACTCATTGATCGAGCATCGGCAAATTGTGTATGCCATTGAACTGCGCGACGCACAACTTGCCGAAGTAACCATGCGTCGCCATATTGTGCACGCTAGAGAACGAATTCAACGTCGCATGTCGGCGTCCGCCATCTAA
- a CDS encoding alpha/beta fold hydrolase, with protein MTLPNSECKTTQLDIRGLNYHVQEWGDSSNPTLILIHGWMDCGATFNHVAEKLVDEYHIIAPDLRGFGNSDHASGYWFADYFADLDELLNHYTPDRPARLIGHSMGGNIVMMYAGIRPERVASVLSLEALGMAPTESHEAPGKYRQWMTQILSGESVKIYPNIEALKRSIRAGNPSLPEPIVDELAVHWGTPVGEDGAYRLKHDHKHRYANPVRYNFDDTLAVWREITARVGIVMAEQSSLYRKFNQLGRIKQSMEVLKVSASDYFLVEDAAHMLHLEQPESTAECVRRFFAAR; from the coding sequence ATGACGTTGCCTAATAGTGAGTGCAAAACGACTCAGCTAGACATTCGCGGATTGAACTATCACGTGCAGGAGTGGGGTGATAGTTCAAATCCTACTTTGATTCTCATTCACGGTTGGATGGATTGTGGTGCCACGTTTAATCACGTGGCCGAAAAATTGGTCGATGAGTACCATATTATTGCGCCGGATTTGCGCGGCTTTGGTAATTCTGACCATGCTAGCGGCTACTGGTTCGCCGACTATTTTGCTGATTTAGATGAGCTGCTTAATCACTACACGCCTGACCGACCGGCTAGGCTGATAGGGCATAGTATGGGTGGCAATATCGTTATGATGTATGCCGGTATTCGCCCAGAAAGGGTGGCGAGCGTGTTGAGTTTGGAAGCCTTGGGCATGGCACCAACCGAAAGTCATGAAGCGCCTGGCAAATATCGGCAGTGGATGACACAAATATTGAGTGGCGAGTCGGTTAAGATTTATCCTAACATCGAAGCGCTGAAACGATCTATTCGAGCGGGCAATCCCAGCCTACCGGAACCGATTGTTGATGAATTAGCTGTGCATTGGGGAACGCCTGTTGGGGAAGATGGCGCGTATCGCTTGAAGCATGATCACAAGCACCGCTATGCTAATCCAGTGCGCTATAACTTTGATGATACATTGGCGGTGTGGCGCGAAATTACTGCTCGAGTTGGTATCGTTATGGCCGAGCAATCCAGCCTGTATCGAAAATTCAATCAGCTCGGCAGAATCAAGCAATCGATGGAAGTATTGAAAGTCTCTGCTAGTGACTACTTTTTAGTTGAAGATGCGGCGCATATGTTGCATTTGGAGCAGCCTGAATCAACCGCTGAATGTGTGCGACGATTTTTTGCCGCGCGGTAG
- a CDS encoding efflux RND transporter periplasmic adaptor subunit yields the protein MTHQSLIAQTRKVRAWRWLILACLLPATTTNIVAFAGSDDPHHDDHQASGAHDEHDEGSRGGKLLVDGAISVEMYLLEQGDGSRFQAWVDRDNKPVKNRELTLTADLTRLEGQVSRIHFTYEDDRWISTETISEPHSFAVDVALRLQNEPYQWSFESYEGRVEIAAEIASNAGITRAVVGPGLINQTVKVYGKAVMDPSSVSHVRARFPGTVVRVHAERGDRVKAGDALYEIESNESLQRYTLTSPLSGVVTMRNGNPGELAQQQVLMTVANFDRMWAEFKVFPSQAQQVSVGQKVRVSAGVSESESELEHLLMSNHGQPFLLARARLDNAKQQWTSGLLLEGDITLKQVQLPVVVDNRALQFIDEKPVVFVNVGNSYEARALELGLSDGKFSEVTHGLTAGSSYVVENSYLIKADLEKAGATHAH from the coding sequence ATGACACATCAATCGTTAATAGCACAGACACGCAAGGTACGAGCTTGGCGTTGGCTAATCCTAGCGTGCCTATTGCCGGCGACAACAACCAACATTGTCGCTTTTGCTGGATCCGACGATCCGCATCACGATGACCACCAAGCATCTGGGGCACATGATGAGCATGACGAAGGCTCGCGTGGCGGCAAGTTATTGGTAGACGGCGCTATTAGTGTAGAGATGTATCTTTTAGAGCAAGGCGATGGTTCACGGTTTCAAGCATGGGTGGATCGCGACAACAAGCCTGTTAAGAATCGAGAGTTGACTCTGACAGCGGATTTGACACGCCTTGAAGGCCAAGTAAGTCGTATACATTTCACATATGAGGATGACCGATGGATAAGTACAGAAACCATTAGCGAACCGCATTCGTTTGCTGTGGACGTTGCGTTGAGGCTGCAGAATGAACCGTATCAATGGTCATTTGAATCGTATGAAGGTCGTGTAGAAATAGCCGCTGAGATTGCGTCCAATGCCGGCATAACGCGCGCAGTAGTTGGGCCTGGGCTTATTAATCAGACGGTTAAAGTTTACGGTAAAGCGGTAATGGACCCGAGTAGCGTTAGCCATGTTCGTGCTCGCTTTCCTGGAACCGTAGTGCGAGTACACGCAGAACGTGGTGATCGGGTTAAGGCTGGTGATGCGTTGTATGAAATTGAATCCAATGAAAGCTTGCAGCGCTATACATTGACTTCGCCACTAAGCGGTGTAGTGACTATGCGCAATGGTAATCCAGGAGAGTTAGCGCAACAACAAGTGCTTATGACGGTAGCCAATTTTGATCGGATGTGGGCTGAGTTTAAGGTTTTTCCAAGCCAGGCTCAGCAGGTTTCGGTAGGCCAAAAAGTGCGGGTGTCAGCTGGAGTTAGTGAGTCAGAATCAGAGCTTGAGCACTTGTTGATGAGTAATCATGGCCAGCCTTTCCTGCTCGCAAGAGCGCGGTTGGACAACGCTAAGCAGCAATGGACTTCAGGTTTGTTGCTGGAAGGGGATATTACGCTAAAGCAGGTTCAGTTGCCGGTGGTGGTGGACAATCGTGCATTGCAATTTATCGATGAAAAGCCTGTGGTCTTTGTGAATGTGGGGAATAGTTATGAGGCCCGCGCGTTAGAGCTCGGGCTTAGCGACGGCAAATTCTCCGAGGTAACACACGGCCTTACAGCGGGTTCTTCGTACGTGGTGGAAAATAGCTATCTAATCAAAGCTGACCTCGAAAAGGCCGGCGCTACACATGCTCATTAG
- a CDS encoding VOC family protein, which yields MFSHIMLGANDVEQSKKFYDAILATMGHKPGVMDDMGRCFYFTKTGVFALTKPIDGEPASHGNGSTFGFAAESPEVADAWHAAGLENGGTACENPPGVREGASGKLYLAYLRDPSGNKICALYRIQ from the coding sequence ATGTTTAGTCATATCATGCTTGGCGCCAATGACGTCGAGCAATCAAAGAAATTCTACGATGCTATTTTAGCTACCATGGGCCACAAACCTGGCGTCATGGATGACATGGGGCGATGCTTTTATTTCACCAAAACTGGTGTATTCGCTCTGACGAAACCAATTGATGGTGAGCCTGCGTCTCATGGCAATGGCAGCACCTTTGGGTTTGCCGCTGAGAGTCCTGAGGTTGCCGATGCATGGCATGCCGCTGGTCTTGAAAATGGTGGCACCGCCTGTGAAAACCCTCCTGGTGTTCGTGAAGGCGCGAGTGGCAAACTGTATCTTGCCTATCTGCGTGACCCGTCAGGCAATAAAATATGTGCTTTGTATCGCATTCAGTAG
- a CDS encoding electron transfer flavoprotein subunit beta/FixA family protein — protein MKVLVPVKRVIDAYVSIRVKSDGSGVDTDNVKMSLNPFCEIALEEAIRLKEAGVASEVVLVSVGSAEIDTVIRSGLAMGADRAIRIDADNDVEPLAIAKILKFVVEKEGAGLVITGKQSIDGDNNQTGQMLSALLDWPQATFASEVVIDGDNAKVTREIDGGLETLSIPLPAVVTTDLRLNEPRYPTLPNIMKAKKKPLDVIALADTGVDATKRQTVLSVSPPAERSAGIMVSSVEELVDKLKNEAKVI, from the coding sequence ATGAAAGTTTTAGTCCCAGTTAAACGCGTTATAGATGCCTATGTAAGCATCCGCGTAAAGAGCGACGGCTCCGGTGTTGATACCGACAACGTAAAGATGTCACTAAATCCATTTTGTGAAATTGCTTTGGAAGAAGCGATTCGCTTAAAAGAAGCGGGTGTTGCATCGGAAGTGGTTTTGGTGAGTGTTGGGTCGGCTGAAATTGACACAGTAATTCGATCTGGTTTGGCGATGGGCGCTGATCGCGCTATTCGCATTGATGCCGACAACGATGTTGAGCCGCTCGCGATTGCTAAGATTTTGAAGTTCGTGGTCGAGAAAGAAGGCGCCGGCTTGGTCATTACTGGTAAGCAGTCGATCGACGGTGATAATAATCAAACGGGTCAAATGTTGTCCGCGTTACTGGATTGGCCACAGGCGACATTTGCTTCGGAAGTTGTTATTGATGGCGATAACGCTAAAGTCACTCGTGAAATTGATGGCGGTTTAGAAACCCTGTCGATTCCTTTACCAGCGGTGGTGACTACTGATTTGCGCTTGAATGAGCCACGTTACCCAACTTTGCCAAATATCATGAAGGCCAAGAAAAAGCCTTTGGATGTGATTGCGCTGGCAGATACGGGTGTTGATGCGACTAAGCGCCAAACGGTATTAAGCGTCAGTCCACCAGCCGAGCGTTCAGCGGGCATTATGGTGAGTTCAGTCGAAGAATTAGTCGACAAACTCAAGAACGAAGCAAAAGTTATTTAA
- a CDS encoding electron transfer flavoprotein-ubiquinone oxidoreductase, producing MSDAAPEIQRESMEYDVVIVGGGPAGMSAAIKLKQLADAKGKEITICLLEKSAEVGAHILSGAVIEPRALNELLPNWEELGAPLKTPVKRDELHMFNESGSIKFPGLMIPPSMHNKGNYIVSLSNVVRWLGEQAEALGIEIYPGFAAAEVLYHEDGSVKGVATPNNGVDAEGKRKPSFEPGMELHAKYTVFAEGSRGQLGRELMAKFDLNQEADAQHYGIGFKELWEVKPENHEPGKVVHGSGWPLTKGSTGGSFLYHLNDNMVTLGIIIDLNYSNPYLSPFDEFQRMKHHPQFASVLEGGKRLGYGARAITKGGWNALGKLSLPGALLIGCDAGTLNFAKIKGTHTAMKSGMIAAEVLFEHLSNDGAAGQTLSQFDTAFRASWAGKELKKSRSFGPALHKFGAWMGGTYNYIDQVLGGILPTLRDNTPDHLQLKKAADSEKIAYPKPDGKLSFDKPSSVFLSNTYHDEDIFCHLTLKDPKVAIEVNYNEYASPEQRYCPAGVYEIIGEDVGEPKLQINSQNCIHCKTCDIKDPTQNIVWIAPEGGGGPSYSNM from the coding sequence ATGAGTGATGCAGCCCCTGAAATCCAACGCGAAAGCATGGAATACGATGTCGTTATTGTTGGTGGTGGACCAGCTGGTATGTCCGCGGCAATCAAATTAAAACAACTCGCCGACGCCAAGGGCAAAGAGATCACCATCTGCTTACTCGAAAAGAGTGCCGAAGTTGGTGCTCATATTTTATCCGGCGCGGTGATCGAGCCACGCGCACTCAACGAATTACTACCTAATTGGGAAGAACTTGGCGCACCGCTGAAAACACCAGTCAAGCGTGACGAATTACATATGTTCAATGAGTCAGGATCCATTAAGTTCCCCGGCTTAATGATCCCGCCATCGATGCACAACAAAGGCAACTACATTGTTAGTTTGTCCAACGTGGTGCGCTGGTTAGGCGAACAAGCCGAAGCACTAGGCATTGAGATCTACCCTGGTTTCGCGGCGGCGGAAGTACTCTATCACGAAGATGGAAGTGTCAAAGGCGTGGCAACACCAAACAATGGCGTAGATGCCGAAGGCAAGCGTAAGCCATCTTTCGAGCCGGGCATGGAACTGCATGCCAAATACACCGTTTTTGCTGAAGGGTCGCGCGGCCAATTAGGTCGAGAACTGATGGCTAAGTTTGACCTAAATCAAGAAGCAGACGCACAACATTACGGCATAGGCTTTAAAGAGTTATGGGAAGTGAAACCAGAAAATCACGAGCCCGGCAAAGTGGTTCATGGCTCGGGCTGGCCGCTTACCAAAGGTTCGACTGGCGGCTCATTTTTGTACCATTTGAATGACAACATGGTGACACTAGGCATTATTATCGATCTGAACTACAGCAATCCGTATCTCAGTCCATTCGACGAATTCCAGCGAATGAAACATCATCCACAATTCGCGTCGGTGCTAGAAGGCGGTAAACGCTTAGGCTATGGCGCTCGAGCTATTACCAAAGGCGGCTGGAATGCGCTCGGAAAGTTAAGCCTGCCCGGCGCACTGCTAATTGGTTGCGATGCTGGCACGCTTAACTTCGCCAAAATCAAAGGCACACACACGGCTATGAAATCGGGCATGATCGCCGCGGAAGTATTGTTTGAGCATTTATCAAACGATGGCGCGGCAGGTCAAACTTTGTCACAATTCGACACCGCATTTCGTGCATCATGGGCGGGCAAAGAGCTTAAAAAATCACGTTCTTTTGGCCCAGCGCTACACAAATTTGGCGCTTGGATGGGCGGCACGTATAACTATATCGACCAAGTGCTTGGTGGAATACTACCAACCTTGCGGGACAATACCCCCGATCATTTACAGCTCAAGAAAGCCGCTGATAGTGAAAAAATTGCCTACCCAAAACCAGATGGAAAACTGAGTTTCGACAAGCCTTCTTCGGTGTTCTTATCCAACACATATCATGATGAAGATATCTTTTGTCATTTAACACTCAAAGACCCCAAGGTGGCGATTGAAGTTAATTACAATGAATATGCATCACCTGAGCAACGTTATTGCCCAGCCGGCGTGTATGAAATCATTGGCGAAGATGTCGGCGAACCTAAACTGCAGATCAATAGCCAGAATTGCATCCACTGCAAAACCTGTGATATCAAAGATCCTACTCAGAACATTGTTTGGATCGCGCCCGAAGGTGGCGGCGGCCCGAGCTATTCAAACATGTAA
- a CDS encoding electron transfer flavoprotein subunit alpha/FixB family protein, translating to MTTLVIAQHDNAELHASTLNTVMAATQIGGDVHVLVAGSGAGDVAAQAAKISGVTKVLHADADHYKDGVSVEVANLVVSLAGDYSHIMAGSTTSGKDMLPRVAALIDSSQISDIISVESADTFTRPIYAGNAIATVQSSDATKVLTVRQTGFDAAGTDGSAEVVSIDAAAVSGTTSVVGRELTVSARPDLGAAEIVVSGGRGVGSAENFKIIENLADKLGAAVGASRAAVDAGYVPNDYQVGQTGKVVAPSLYIAVGISGAIQHLAGMKDSKVIVAINKDEEAPIFQVADYGLVADLFEAVPELVGAL from the coding sequence ATGACTACGTTAGTAATAGCACAACACGACAATGCAGAGTTGCATGCCTCTACGCTTAATACGGTTATGGCGGCAACCCAGATTGGTGGCGATGTCCATGTTCTGGTAGCTGGCAGCGGTGCCGGTGATGTAGCTGCTCAAGCCGCCAAGATATCTGGTGTTACCAAGGTGTTGCATGCCGATGCAGATCACTATAAAGATGGTGTTTCGGTAGAAGTGGCAAACTTAGTGGTGAGCCTTGCTGGTGACTACTCGCACATCATGGCCGGATCAACTACGTCAGGTAAAGATATGTTGCCACGTGTAGCGGCGCTGATCGATTCGTCACAAATATCCGACATCATTAGCGTTGAGTCGGCTGATACATTTACTCGTCCAATCTACGCGGGTAACGCGATTGCAACAGTTCAGAGCTCTGATGCCACTAAAGTATTAACGGTTCGCCAAACTGGTTTTGACGCTGCCGGCACCGACGGTTCTGCCGAAGTGGTTAGCATTGATGCAGCCGCGGTCAGCGGAACTACGTCAGTAGTTGGTCGCGAACTCACAGTGTCCGCACGACCTGATCTCGGTGCTGCCGAGATTGTAGTCTCTGGCGGACGTGGTGTGGGTAGTGCTGAGAACTTTAAAATCATCGAAAACTTAGCAGATAAATTAGGTGCGGCTGTTGGCGCATCGCGCGCTGCCGTTGATGCAGGCTACGTGCCGAATGATTACCAAGTTGGTCAGACGGGTAAGGTCGTTGCGCCGAGCTTGTATATTGCGGTTGGCATTTCAGGCGCCATTCAGCACTTGGCTGGTATGAAAGACAGTAAAGTGATCGTCGCAATTAATAAAGACGAAGAAGCACCTATTTTTCAGGTTGCTGATTACGGTTTGGTTGCAGACTTATTTGAAGCTGTTCCAGAATTAGTAGGCGCTTTGTAA
- a CDS encoding LysR family transcriptional regulator encodes MLISRIEMFIEVVRHESFAGAARKLGVSGPAVTKQVQALEEALGVKLLYRTTRKVTLTEEGAIYFERVEKAIDDLAEAEQTIQELKACPTGRLKVNAPMSFGSQYLAGPIAEFAQRYPDVALEVDFDDRWVDVIGEGFDVVIRIGTLKDSSLVARKLGDCPLVMCIAPDCVAKYGPIDRIEQLAEYPAVVYTKHGQTEDWRYIAPSGEHGSVKLRRAFAGNSAPMQVAACKQGLGIAVLPIFAVWEDLQSGALQQVLPDYQSYPVRGIYAVFPQNRHLSTRVRLFVDWMSEVNQRFPWLP; translated from the coding sequence ATGCTGATTTCTCGAATTGAAATGTTTATTGAGGTGGTGCGGCACGAGAGTTTTGCCGGCGCGGCGCGTAAACTAGGGGTGTCGGGTCCAGCCGTAACTAAGCAGGTTCAAGCCCTTGAAGAGGCCTTGGGGGTCAAGCTGCTGTATCGCACAACGCGTAAAGTCACGTTAACGGAGGAGGGCGCGATCTATTTTGAGCGTGTCGAAAAAGCGATCGATGACCTAGCCGAAGCCGAGCAAACGATCCAAGAGCTTAAGGCCTGTCCAACCGGTCGGCTGAAGGTGAACGCGCCAATGTCGTTTGGTAGCCAATATTTAGCCGGACCGATTGCCGAGTTTGCCCAGCGTTACCCAGATGTCGCGCTGGAAGTAGACTTCGATGACCGCTGGGTCGATGTGATCGGGGAGGGTTTCGATGTGGTGATTCGTATTGGTACCCTAAAGGATTCATCATTGGTGGCGCGTAAGTTAGGCGACTGTCCTTTGGTTATGTGTATTGCACCAGACTGTGTCGCTAAGTATGGCCCTATCGATCGCATAGAGCAGCTCGCTGAGTATCCTGCGGTGGTGTATACCAAGCATGGTCAAACCGAAGACTGGCGCTACATTGCCCCAAGTGGCGAGCATGGCTCGGTGAAGTTGAGACGAGCGTTTGCTGGGAATAGTGCGCCGATGCAAGTTGCGGCATGTAAGCAGGGTCTTGGAATTGCCGTGTTGCCGATTTTTGCCGTGTGGGAAGACTTACAAAGTGGTGCACTACAGCAGGTTTTGCCGGATTATCAATCGTACCCGGTCCGGGGTATTTACGCCGTGTTCCCACAAAATCGCCATCTGTCGACACGGGTTAGGCTGTTTGTCGATTGGATGAGTGAGGTGAATCAACGTTTCCCGTGGTTGCCGTAG